The DNA window atttttgaataagaTAAAACCACAAGTAACTTCATcaagatatgagcttgttttaagtccatatttccttaatattgatggaaaagtactCGCTCCATTAGCAGATTAAGTTAAtctataacaagacatttagtCCCATATCatacgtgaaataatctgccagtggaacaagtacttcatcaatattaaggaaatatttactcgTGAAGCTGAGGCTCCGCTTGCGCAAAATCTCTGCTGAAGTACGAGAGGAAGacaaactctgcaacaaaacCTCTTCTGCGCTGGAGTATCTCCTCCGATACAAACACTTCTCCTTCATCCTGGAGGCCCTGAAGAACCTCGGTAAGACCTGGACTGGATTGTTTTCGCTCGCTGCTGTCGGCTGAGTGGTGATGGAAACGTTTTTTATGCAGAGGCCGCCACCAGGCTGTCGCCAGAGTGCTGCGAGCGGCTGGTGGGAAGCGACGCCACCGGTGTCATCTTCACGCTGATACGCAGCTGCAACCGGAGCGGACCCTGCATGGAGGTCATCACCTTCTCCGTCCAGATCCTCCTCAACCTCTCCAAGGTACAACTGACGTCTCCGGTTCATAACATCGATGCTTTTCTGACTATGaatatctttcatttttatacaaatcTCAACCTGTTTACAAAAGCTGATTGAAATTTACCAActtaatctttcaggtttttttcccttaattttattggttttacaaaaacaggCTCTAGTTGTACTTTTCATAAAGCCCTCCTGTATTGAATCCTTTTTTTGAACTGCGCCCTCTGGTGGAAGATGTTGGTAGTACATGTGGCAAATGCAAATTAAAGACCAACAAGgctaaaataaagtatttttggtgctTAAAAAATCTCTAATAGTCATACATTAAGTAATAATTAAAGTACTATAAGCTGTTATTAGTGTATCTATCTAACTGTTTCAGGCCTTAAaaggacgataaattgtcccataagtttttgcaataaacgataatattgttgttgttttgagactgtTTAAGGAATATAATCACAATATATCAGCACCAACATCAGTATCGGTCGTTactagtaatttttttaacatgtctgcATTGGGCTGATAAATACAACGATCATAAACAGACAtcttgtttctgtctgtttatgaTCGTTTGTGTTTTCAAAGGTGTCAAAAAAAGTAGagaaatatattatataatatcaGCAAGAAcagtaatattaatatctgatggaccaaattttcatattggtgcatCCTTAAATATAATGGTCtcagagatcaataaactttaaattctgatgaactggaagacattttaagatatccaaaatgaataaacaaaacggaaacaacaaataatatgaattatgaagtctgtgtaaacaaaaatgcccttcaaaaaaagatttggttgagaccaaagcagcagactgaagacttttgtcatcctgtttttggtagaaagaagaaaaaaatataaattattgagcttgttttaatttgtcatgtgattaattaatttatttcatcagagATCAATCAGAGAAGATGGTTCAAATCTAATTATTAACACTCAAATGTGTATTTCCCCTCAGTACCACCTGACCATAGAGGCGGTGTATTCGGTGGAAAACTCCCTGGAAACGCTGCTGGATTTACTGCAGAAATACCGGGAGAAAGCCGGGGACAAGGTGGCCGAAAAGGGCGGCAGCATCTTCACCAAAGCCTGCTTCCTTctcgctctgctgctgcaggacgaGCGCCGCGCTCAGGTCtgaagcagacaaaaaaatctttcccACTAATCCTTacgaaaacatttaaatttaatctatTTCCCCTCAGGAGGTGGTGAAGCTGCCTAAAGTTTTGGACCGGATACGCAGCATCTACCGGCTCACCGCGCGGAAACACAAAATGGACGAAGAGCGCAGCATCACCAGGCAGAGAATCAACGCCTCGATCAACGGGAGCTTCTTTGTTCCGCCAACGCCGCGCAAATCCAAACCGCCACCAAAGTAGGCAGCATCGGATCTGTACAAACCCAAACAGGACTTTTGGTTCTGTGGAAactaaaatgctgttttctgtGGAGCTAAATTAGTGTCAGAAAGATTCACAAAGCGTACAGTAAAATCTGCATGTGTGCAATAAGACGTAATAAGCGTAAAAGAAGATTTGTTAATGTACGATATTATTCGCTGTTCTGTACAACACGATGCAAATCTTACTGTGAATGTTGGGactaatttagctccatattttTGTGTCGTTCAGGTTTGCACCAGATTGGGTTCTGAGGAAGGACAAACTGAAAGACGTCGTCGATCCCCTCAGGGCGATCCAGATGGTGGCGGAAACGCTCGCCATCgttttataaacagaaaaccttcaagagtctttttgttttcacagaaaacctcagatttttaatattttttgttttctttttcaatcaaatgatttgtttgtaaatactgaatttgatcttttttgataataaaattgatcttgtttatgtttttcccttttcaattttttcttcctgtttcgggaaactaaaaaaatgcCTAAAAACTCATCTTTTCAAATCTTCTTACTCTGCACTGTCTAACTTTCTGATGGTTTATCTTGTTTGTACGGGTTCTTTGTTAATAAATgcgtttaaataaaatgtattaatactGAGTCATCTACATAAGGTTGTACAGCTAAAACCATCATCTTCacattttagttattatttagcATATCTTTAGGCAGATGAGtgtttttacagaagaaaacttAAACCTTagttttgggtttgtttctAAGTGTTGTCATGATTAAACACCCTGTCAGTTCTGAGGCTCTGCTGAAAAGTAAAtatgaatctgaaaagtagttctgaacttttttcaaattattttttcgTTTGCAGATTTAGAAACTTTTTCCCcaaaactttcagtttcaaattatgttttagtttgaagattttttttcattgtagaaacttttttcagttttaaatcattttttttagtttgttagcAGATTCACTTTTGGCACAGCGATAAATGTCACATCTGTGTAAGAAGgacacacattttatttgacaaaggtGGGTTAAGTTAGACATTTCACGTGATGCGACACGCAATAaaccaacaggaaaacaaacaaatgagaaaacatgtcaacagtttcaa is part of the Xiphophorus hellerii strain 12219 chromosome 9, Xiphophorus_hellerii-4.1, whole genome shotgun sequence genome and encodes:
- the LOC116726461 gene encoding abnormal spindle-like microcephaly-associated protein homolog, whose protein sequence is SASGTSTSSILRKYLLVKLRLRLRKISAEVREEDKLCNKTSSALEYLLRYKHFSFILEALKNLEAATRLSPECCERLVGSDATGVIFTLIRSCNRSGPCMEVITFSVQILLNLSKYHLTIEAVYSVENSLETLLDLLQKYREKAGDKVAEKGGSIFTKACFLLALLLQDERRAQEVVKLPKVLDRIRSIYRLTARKHKMDEERSITRQRINASINGSFFVPPTPRKSKPPPKFAPDWVLRKDKLKDVVDPLRAIQMVAETLAIVL